The uncultured Cohaesibacter sp. genome window below encodes:
- a CDS encoding S-(hydroxymethyl)glutathione dehydrogenase/class III alcohol dehydrogenase encodes MKSRAAVAFGPGKPLEIVEIDVAAPKKGEVLIRITDTGVCHTDAFTLSGDDPEGVFPAVLGHEGAGVVVEVGEGVTSVAPGDHVIPLYTAECGECEFCKSGKTNLCVAVRATQGKGLMPDGTTRFSYKGEPIYHYMGCSTFSEYTVVAEVSLAKINPEANHEHVCLLGCGVTTGIGAVHNTARVQEGDSVAVFGLGGIGLAVIQGARQAKAGRIIAVDTNPDKFKLAEQFGATDFVNPKDHDKPIQQVIIEMTGWGVDHSFECIGNVNVMRAALECAHRGWGQSVIIGVAGAGQEISTRPFQLVTGRRWLGSAFGGVKGRTQLPGMVEDAMKGDIDLAPFVTHVMPLEDINNAFDLMHEGKSIRSVIKY; translated from the coding sequence ATGAAATCTCGTGCCGCCGTTGCCTTCGGCCCTGGCAAGCCGCTTGAAATTGTCGAAATCGACGTTGCAGCCCCCAAGAAGGGCGAAGTGCTGATCCGCATCACCGACACCGGCGTCTGCCATACCGACGCCTTCACCCTGTCCGGCGATGACCCGGAAGGCGTGTTCCCTGCCGTGCTCGGCCATGAGGGCGCAGGCGTTGTGGTGGAAGTGGGCGAAGGCGTCACCTCCGTTGCCCCCGGCGATCATGTCATTCCGCTCTACACCGCCGAATGCGGCGAATGCGAATTCTGCAAGTCCGGCAAGACCAACCTCTGCGTTGCCGTGCGCGCCACGCAGGGCAAGGGCCTGATGCCGGATGGCACCACCCGCTTCTCCTACAAGGGCGAGCCGATCTACCACTATATGGGTTGCTCCACCTTCTCCGAATATACGGTCGTGGCCGAGGTTTCCCTTGCCAAGATCAACCCGGAAGCCAACCACGAGCATGTCTGCCTGCTGGGCTGCGGCGTGACCACCGGCATTGGCGCGGTGCACAACACCGCCCGGGTGCAGGAAGGGGACAGCGTCGCCGTGTTCGGCCTTGGCGGCATTGGCCTTGCGGTTATTCAGGGTGCCCGTCAGGCCAAGGCCGGGCGCATCATCGCCGTTGATACCAACCCGGACAAGTTCAAGCTTGCAGAACAGTTCGGCGCGACCGATTTCGTCAACCCGAAGGACCATGACAAGCCCATCCAGCAGGTGATCATCGAGATGACCGGCTGGGGCGTCGACCATTCCTTCGAATGCATCGGCAATGTCAATGTCATGCGCGCCGCGCTCGAATGTGCCCATCGCGGCTGGGGCCAGTCGGTCATCATCGGCGTGGCAGGTGCGGGGCAGGAAATTTCCACCCGTCCGTTCCAGCTCGTCACGGGCCGCCGCTGGCTCGGCTCTGCCTTTGGTGGCGTCAAGGGTCGCACCCAGCTGCCGGGCATGGTGGAAGATGCCATGAAGGGCGACATCGATCTTGCCCCGTTCGTGACCCACGTCATGCCGCTTGAAGACATCAACAATGCCTTCGACCTGATGCATGAGGGCAAGTCCATCCGCTCTGTGATCAAATACTGA
- the fghA gene encoding S-formylglutathione hydrolase has product MECIEQHACFGGTQSVYRHHASSLSCDMKVAVFVPEHAEGERLPVIYWLSGLTCTEQNFITKAGAQRYAAEHGVILVAPDTSPRGEDVADDAAYDLGQGAGFYLNATEEPWAPHFRMEDYVTKELPALIEANFPASDKRSIMGHSMGGHGALTLALRHPGVYKAVSAFSPIVAPTKVPWGEKAFSAYLGANLDAWRAHDATALLAKAEERLPILIDQGDADEFLAGQLKPELFVEEANRVGHPVVLRMQKGHDHSYYFIASFIGEHIAHHAAALKA; this is encoded by the coding sequence ATGGAATGCATCGAGCAGCATGCCTGCTTCGGTGGAACCCAGAGCGTCTATCGCCACCACGCCTCGAGCCTGTCCTGCGACATGAAGGTAGCGGTTTTCGTACCCGAACATGCCGAGGGCGAACGCCTGCCGGTGATCTACTGGCTGTCCGGGCTCACCTGCACGGAGCAGAATTTCATCACCAAGGCCGGAGCCCAGCGCTATGCCGCCGAGCATGGCGTGATTCTTGTTGCGCCCGATACCAGCCCGCGCGGCGAGGATGTGGCCGACGATGCCGCCTATGATCTGGGGCAGGGCGCCGGCTTCTATCTCAACGCGACCGAAGAACCTTGGGCACCCCACTTCCGCATGGAAGACTATGTCACGAAGGAACTGCCAGCCCTGATCGAGGCCAACTTCCCCGCCAGTGACAAGCGCTCCATCATGGGGCACTCCATGGGCGGGCATGGTGCGCTGACGCTGGCGTTGCGTCACCCGGGTGTCTACAAGGCTGTCTCCGCCTTCTCGCCCATCGTCGCGCCCACCAAGGTGCCATGGGGTGAAAAGGCCTTCTCAGCCTATCTCGGAGCCAATCTGGACGCATGGAGGGCTCATGACGCGACCGCGCTGTTGGCCAAGGCCGAAGAACGCCTGCCGATCCTCATCGATCAGGGGGACGCCGATGAGTTCCTTGCCGGACAGCTGAAGCCTGAACTGTTTGTCGAAGAGGCGAACCGGGTCGGGCATCCGGTGGTTCTGCGCATGCAGAAGGGCCATGATCACAGCTACTATTTCATCGCCAGCTTCATCGGTGAGCATATCGCCCATCACGCAGCTGCTCTGAAGGCCTGA
- a CDS encoding Na/Pi symporter, protein MKKTLLLIILVLMLAAFWISMDFQEIAAGVAVFLFGMLMLEDGFKLFSGGFLEKILARMTGSTLRSISFGVLTTTLMQSSSLVSVITISFLSAGLISLIAGVGIIFGANIGTTTGAWLIAGFGLKVKISAYAMPMLAIAIVLVFQRNKYLRGVGHVLAGLGFLFLGIHYMKEGFDAFKDQFDLTRFALSGVIGLIVYTLVGSAATVVMQSSHATMVLILTALAAGQISYANGLALAIGANIGTTITAIIGSLTANYQGKRLALAHLIFNLVTAGVALVFINQLRQVVDFLSFEVGIASDDYALKLAVFHTVFNVLGVMIMVPLMGQLIGFLTRRIPEPRTDVSRPKYLNEAVDAFPATIELALRKEVLHLQDNAVELIAHGLNIHRHELYASIDIAQTVRTSRATFEIDIDARYEARVKTLYSAIVDFTSRVGDKNLPHMELERAYRLRDAATAMVRAVKAIKHMRRNANLFTHKPMGTATDLYNGLRIEIARILVELHKLNQMEEADRDGVWLEEELATIKKNKSASTHMVEAHIRAGDLEIQSATSFLNDSDYAYKAMSDLLKAARAIYAEPESTEEQVERVLQSDDTGPRLGEQPLGEDQSDELEAHPV, encoded by the coding sequence ATGAAGAAGACACTGCTGCTCATCATTCTGGTTCTCATGCTGGCCGCCTTCTGGATCAGCATGGACTTTCAGGAAATCGCCGCCGGGGTGGCTGTCTTTCTGTTCGGCATGTTGATGCTGGAGGATGGATTCAAGCTGTTTTCCGGCGGCTTTCTTGAAAAGATACTGGCGCGGATGACAGGGTCCACCCTGCGGTCCATCAGCTTCGGCGTCCTGACCACGACCCTGATGCAGTCCAGTTCCCTTGTCTCGGTCATCACCATATCCTTCCTTTCTGCTGGCCTCATCTCGCTGATCGCCGGTGTCGGCATCATTTTCGGGGCCAATATCGGCACCACCACAGGAGCCTGGCTGATCGCCGGGTTTGGGCTCAAGGTCAAGATCTCCGCCTATGCGATGCCGATGCTGGCCATTGCCATCGTGCTCGTCTTCCAGCGCAACAAATATCTGCGCGGAGTGGGCCATGTGCTGGCGGGGCTCGGTTTCCTGTTTCTGGGAATCCACTACATGAAAGAAGGCTTTGATGCCTTCAAGGACCAGTTCGACCTCACGCGGTTCGCGCTCTCTGGAGTGATAGGGCTCATCGTCTATACGCTCGTTGGCTCCGCTGCCACCGTCGTCATGCAGTCGAGCCACGCGACGATGGTGCTGATTCTGACGGCTCTGGCGGCTGGCCAGATCTCATATGCCAATGGCCTCGCCCTTGCCATCGGGGCCAACATCGGCACCACAATCACCGCCATCATCGGCTCGCTGACAGCCAATTATCAGGGCAAGCGGCTGGCTCTTGCCCATCTGATCTTCAATCTGGTCACGGCCGGCGTTGCGCTGGTGTTCATCAATCAGTTGCGGCAGGTGGTCGATTTCCTCAGCTTCGAGGTTGGCATCGCCAGTGATGACTATGCGCTGAAGCTGGCGGTCTTTCACACCGTCTTCAATGTGCTTGGAGTGATGATCATGGTGCCGCTGATGGGCCAGCTCATCGGTTTCCTCACCCGGCGCATCCCTGAGCCCCGCACCGATGTCTCGCGCCCCAAATATCTCAACGAGGCGGTGGATGCCTTCCCGGCGACCATCGAACTGGCCCTGCGCAAGGAAGTGCTGCATCTGCAGGACAATGCCGTCGAGCTGATCGCCCACGGGCTGAATATCCACCGACACGAGTTATACGCCAGCATCGACATCGCCCAGACCGTCCGGACCAGCCGGGCGACCTTCGAGATCGATATTGACGCCCGCTATGAGGCGCGCGTCAAGACGCTCTATTCAGCCATCGTCGACTTCACCTCGCGGGTCGGGGACAAGAACCTGCCGCATATGGAGCTGGAACGAGCCTACCGCTTGCGCGATGCTGCAACGGCAATGGTACGGGCCGTCAAGGCGATCAAGCACATGCGGCGCAACGCCAACCTTTTCACCCACAAGCCGATGGGAACGGCGACAGATCTTTACAACGGTCTGCGCATCGAGATTGCCCGGATCCTTGTCGAGCTGCACAAGCTGAACCAGATGGAAGAGGCGGACCGTGATGGGGTCTGGCTGGAAGAGGAGCTGGCAACCATCAAAAAGAACAAGAGCGCCAGCACCCACATGGTCGAGGCCCATATCCGCGCTGGCGATCTGGAGATCCAGTCAGCCACTTCGTTCCTCAACGATTCGGACTATGCCTACAAGGCCATGTCGGATCTGCTCAAGGCGGCAAGAGCGATCTATGCCGAACCGGAAAGCACGGAAGAACAGGTCGAGCGGGTGCTGCAGTCCGATGATACCGGCCCGAGACTGGGCGAGCAGCCCCTTGGTGAGGATCAGTCAGACGAACTTGAGGCGCATCCCGTCTAG
- a CDS encoding inorganic phosphate transporter has product MSRSEVGRLGTAILFMVGVMIYAGTQFAHVEQSFLLIAAAVIGAYMSLNIGANDVANNVGPAVGSFAMTLTMAIVIAAIFEAGGAIIAGGDVVHTVKKGIIDPANIADADTFIWVMMGALLGAAIWLNAATWLGAPVSTTHSIVGGVMGAGIASAGWDIVNWDSMFKIASSWVISPLCGGVIAALTLYILKKLIFFKEDPISAARRVMPYMISVMAWSFTTYICLKGINQIVKVNFSTAVAIGTAAAVACFFIVRPIIARATDRIGDDRDGVNKLFTIPLIFAAALLSFAHGANDVANAVGPLAGIVEVLTVDGGNHAQVSIPMWVMVIGALGISFGLALFGPKLIHTVGSEITELDRSRAFCIALAAAITVIIASQLGMPISSTHVALGAVFGVGFLREFLEQRMSKVVEDVLSKHVGSPSLAKVEMVLAEFRNAPAEEKKRMLDALKAMGPEAVISAAQRKKLRKALKRQLVKRSTLLKIASAWIITVPVSGVLAALFYFALRGMMLP; this is encoded by the coding sequence TTGAGCAGATCTGAAGTGGGGCGGCTGGGCACGGCCATTCTTTTCATGGTCGGTGTGATGATCTACGCAGGCACACAGTTTGCCCATGTAGAACAATCTTTCCTCCTGATCGCGGCCGCAGTCATCGGCGCCTATATGTCTCTGAACATCGGTGCCAACGATGTGGCCAACAACGTTGGTCCTGCGGTCGGCTCCTTCGCCATGACCCTGACGATGGCCATCGTGATCGCTGCGATCTTCGAGGCTGGCGGAGCCATCATCGCCGGTGGTGATGTGGTTCACACCGTCAAGAAGGGCATTATCGACCCGGCGAACATCGCCGATGCGGATACCTTCATCTGGGTCATGATGGGTGCGCTTCTCGGCGCGGCAATCTGGCTCAATGCGGCGACCTGGCTTGGTGCGCCCGTGTCGACCACCCACTCGATTGTGGGTGGTGTGATGGGCGCAGGTATCGCAAGTGCCGGCTGGGATATCGTCAACTGGGACTCGATGTTCAAGATCGCGTCCAGCTGGGTCATTTCGCCGCTTTGTGGCGGCGTCATCGCGGCCCTGACACTCTATATTCTCAAGAAGCTGATCTTCTTCAAGGAAGACCCGATATCGGCGGCGCGCCGCGTGATGCCCTACATGATTTCCGTCATGGCATGGTCGTTCACGACCTACATCTGCCTCAAGGGGATCAACCAGATCGTCAAGGTCAACTTCTCGACTGCTGTAGCCATCGGAACGGCTGCCGCTGTTGCCTGCTTCTTCATTGTGCGCCCGATCATTGCGCGCGCCACAGACCGGATCGGCGACGACCGTGATGGTGTGAACAAACTGTTCACCATCCCACTGATCTTTGCAGCAGCCCTGCTGAGCTTTGCCCATGGTGCCAACGACGTGGCCAACGCGGTTGGTCCGCTTGCCGGGATCGTCGAAGTGCTGACGGTTGATGGCGGCAATCACGCTCAGGTCAGCATCCCGATGTGGGTTATGGTCATTGGCGCACTCGGCATTTCGTTCGGTCTTGCCCTGTTCGGTCCCAAGCTCATTCACACGGTGGGCTCTGAAATCACCGAACTCGACCGTTCGCGCGCTTTCTGCATCGCTCTTGCTGCGGCGATCACCGTGATCATCGCCAGCCAGCTCGGCATGCCGATCAGCTCGACCCATGTGGCGCTGGGTGCCGTGTTCGGCGTCGGCTTCCTCAGGGAGTTTCTCGAACAGCGCATGAGCAAGGTGGTTGAGGACGTGCTCTCCAAACATGTGGGCAGTCCATCGCTTGCCAAGGTGGAAATGGTTCTGGCCGAATTCCGCAACGCTCCGGCAGAAGAAAAGAAACGCATGCTGGATGCCCTCAAGGCAATGGGGCCGGAAGCCGTGATCTCGGCCGCTCAGCGCAAGAAGCTGCGCAAGGCACTCAAACGCCAGCTGGTCAAGCGTTCGACACTGCTCAAGATCGCCTCGGCATGGATCATCACGGTTCCCGTGTCCGGCGTGCTTGCTGCCCTGTTCTACTTCGCCCTCAGAGGCATGATGCTTCCTTAA
- a CDS encoding protein tyrosine phosphatase: MSYSPDNIPETMRKAPFSKRARKAVYKQIARLRDTISDMSPSWLRRFFTPIYDYVEMIFVDHGMFRTPYANRHKVSERAWRSSQPWPHQIRYYAQELGIRTIVNLRGPRDCGSDRLERKACEAYGVVMRDDLQVRSRGAPSRATILGLRDYFSSLQYPILLHCKAGADRASLISALYLVIMEDVPVEKAREQLSMRFGHFKQAKTGILDHFFEQYLAYKADHDISFMEWVETVYDEEGLMGSFQSERWTSLLVDRILNRE, encoded by the coding sequence GTGAGCTATTCACCTGACAATATACCGGAAACCATGCGGAAGGCCCCTTTCTCAAAAAGGGCGCGCAAAGCTGTCTACAAACAGATCGCCCGGCTGCGAGACACCATCTCGGATATGTCTCCGAGCTGGTTGCGCCGCTTTTTCACCCCGATCTACGACTATGTGGAAATGATCTTCGTCGATCACGGGATGTTCCGCACGCCTTATGCCAACCGGCACAAGGTTTCCGAGCGAGCCTGGCGGTCATCCCAACCCTGGCCCCATCAGATCCGCTACTATGCTCAGGAACTCGGCATCCGCACGATCGTCAATCTGCGCGGCCCAAGAGACTGCGGCAGCGACCGACTGGAACGCAAGGCCTGCGAGGCGTATGGCGTTGTCATGCGCGATGACCTGCAGGTGCGATCACGCGGGGCACCGTCCCGTGCGACCATTCTCGGCCTGCGGGACTATTTCTCTTCGCTGCAGTATCCCATCCTCTTGCATTGCAAGGCAGGAGCGGATCGGGCGAGCCTCATCTCGGCCCTCTATCTTGTGATCATGGAAGATGTGCCGGTGGAAAAGGCCCGCGAGCAGCTTTCGATGCGGTTTGGTCATTTCAAGCAAGCCAAGACGGGGATCCTCGACCATTTCTTCGAGCAGTATCTTGCCTACAAGGCCGACCATGACATCAGCTTCATGGAGTGGGTCGAAACCGTCTATGACGAAGAGGGGCTGATGGGCTCCTTCCAGTCGGAGCGCTGGACCAGCCTGCTCGTCGACAGGATTCTCAATCGCGAATAG
- a CDS encoding secondary thiamine-phosphate synthase enzyme YjbQ, with the protein MFTVLHETLSFRTSGKSMLTITGEVSRWLNQSGAVSGTLTVFCKHTSASLTIQENFDPTVQQDLLQYLDDAAPESGYYEHSLEGPDDMPAHIKTMLTSVSLTIPVDAGHMALGQWQGIYLLEHRARAHQREIHLCFTGLARD; encoded by the coding sequence ATGTTCACTGTTCTCCACGAAACCCTTTCCTTTCGAACATCCGGAAAGAGCATGCTCACAATAACCGGCGAGGTGTCCCGCTGGCTCAATCAATCGGGTGCCGTTTCGGGAACCCTGACCGTTTTCTGCAAGCACACCTCGGCATCGCTGACCATTCAGGAGAATTTCGATCCCACCGTGCAGCAGGACCTGTTGCAGTATCTTGACGATGCCGCGCCTGAAAGCGGCTATTATGAGCATTCGCTGGAAGGCCCTGATGACATGCCCGCCCACATCAAGACCATGCTGACCTCGGTCAGTCTGACCATTCCGGTTGACGCCGGCCACATGGCTCTGGGGCAATGGCAGGGAATCTATCTGCTCGAACACAGGGCACGAGCCCACCAGCGCGAGATCCATCTGTGCTTTACCGGCCTTGCGAGGGACTAG
- the ytfQ gene encoding galactofuranose ABC transporter, galactofuranose-binding protein YtfQ — translation MKLSSILLASALVLAPMTAMAAGKTVGFSQIGSESGWRAAETTVTKQQAEERGVTLKFADAQQKQENQIKALRGFIAQGVDAIFLAPVVATGWDAVLEEAQDAKIPVILLDRKVDADPSLYMTAVTSDTVYEGEVAGNWLKEAVAGKDCRIVELQGTTGSSPAIDRKKGFEKAIADAPNLKIVRSQTGDFTRAQGKVVMESFLKAEGAANICALYAHNDDMAVGAIQAIKEAGAKPGSDILVVAIDAVPDMHLAIANGEANATVELTPNMAGPAFDILDAYWKDGTLPEKWVQTESKLYTQKDDNKAVYEMKKSLGY, via the coding sequence ATGAAACTTAGCTCCATTCTGCTCGCTAGTGCACTCGTTCTGGCTCCAATGACAGCTATGGCTGCTGGCAAGACCGTCGGCTTCTCGCAGATCGGTTCGGAATCCGGTTGGCGCGCTGCTGAGACCACTGTTACCAAACAGCAGGCCGAAGAACGCGGTGTTACCCTGAAATTTGCTGACGCTCAGCAGAAACAGGAAAACCAGATCAAGGCTCTGCGTGGCTTCATTGCGCAAGGCGTTGATGCCATCTTCCTGGCTCCGGTTGTTGCTACCGGCTGGGACGCTGTTCTGGAAGAAGCCCAGGACGCCAAAATTCCCGTCATTCTGCTCGACCGCAAGGTTGACGCCGACCCAAGCCTCTACATGACTGCCGTGACGTCCGACACCGTCTATGAAGGCGAAGTGGCTGGTAACTGGCTCAAGGAAGCCGTTGCAGGCAAGGACTGCCGTATTGTCGAGCTTCAGGGCACCACCGGCTCGTCTCCAGCGATCGACCGCAAGAAGGGCTTTGAAAAGGCCATTGCCGACGCTCCGAACCTCAAGATCGTTCGCAGCCAGACCGGCGATTTCACCCGCGCTCAGGGTAAAGTGGTCATGGAAAGCTTCCTGAAGGCTGAAGGCGCTGCCAACATCTGCGCTCTTTATGCCCACAACGACGACATGGCCGTTGGTGCTATCCAGGCCATCAAGGAAGCTGGCGCAAAACCGGGCTCCGACATTCTGGTTGTCGCCATCGACGCTGTTCCTGACATGCATCTGGCCATCGCCAACGGCGAAGCAAACGCCACCGTTGAGCTGACCCCGAACATGGCTGGCCCCGCATTCGATATCCTCGACGCCTACTGGAAAGATGGCACCCTGCCAGAAAAATGGGTACAGACCGAATCCAAGCTCTATACTCAGAAAGACGACAACAAAGCCGTCTATGAAATGAAGAAGAGCCTTGGTTACTGA
- a CDS encoding sugar ABC transporter ATP-binding protein, producing the protein MSMTPEPVLQATGISKFFPGAIALDDVSLSLYPGEVHALLGENGAGKSTLIKCLTGAYKRDAGTILLAGQDINPRDPQDSLALGIGTVYQEVNLLSNMTVAENLFLGWQPMRHGMIDNRAMLKRSKEILSGFGLDIDPSLLLSSYSIAIQQVVAIARAVELAGKVLILDEPTASLDREEIDLLFSVVRKLTERGLAVVFITHFLDQVFEISDRATILRNGRIVGTRVLADVTQTEIVTMMLGRELEEAKKERGKAVIGETILELKSYGRRGTIEPFDMILHKGEVIGLAGLLGSGRSETAGVIFGSTPADQGTASLNGKPIKLDNPRSAIHLGFGLCPEDRKTDGIVGDLSVRENIILSLQARRGWMRPITRAKAEKIAEDYVRKLDIRLASLDMPIRLLSGGNQQKALLARWLATEPDILILDEPTRGIDVGAHAEIIELIQTLRTQGMALIVASSELEELITYSSRIVVLRDRRQVKELRGDEISIGAIVRSIAEEGGAQQ; encoded by the coding sequence ATGTCCATGACCCCCGAGCCGGTCCTACAGGCGACCGGTATTTCCAAGTTTTTTCCCGGCGCCATCGCGCTGGATGATGTTTCCCTCTCCCTGTACCCCGGCGAAGTGCATGCGCTTCTGGGTGAGAACGGGGCGGGAAAATCCACTCTCATCAAATGCCTGACAGGCGCTTACAAACGCGACGCCGGCACGATTCTGCTGGCTGGTCAGGACATCAATCCGCGCGACCCGCAGGACAGTCTCGCCCTTGGCATTGGTACGGTCTATCAGGAAGTCAACCTGCTCTCCAACATGACGGTGGCAGAAAATCTCTTCCTCGGCTGGCAGCCCATGCGCCACGGCATGATCGACAACCGGGCCATGCTCAAACGCTCGAAGGAGATCCTGTCGGGCTTTGGGCTCGATATCGACCCTTCACTGCTGCTTTCCAGCTATTCCATCGCTATTCAGCAGGTCGTCGCCATCGCGCGCGCAGTGGAACTGGCTGGCAAGGTGCTGATACTTGACGAGCCGACGGCCAGTCTCGACCGCGAGGAGATCGATCTTCTCTTCTCCGTTGTCCGCAAGCTCACCGAGCGCGGTCTGGCGGTTGTCTTCATCACACATTTTCTTGATCAGGTGTTCGAGATCTCCGACAGGGCGACGATCCTGCGCAATGGCCGCATTGTCGGCACGCGAGTTCTGGCAGACGTGACGCAAACCGAAATCGTCACCATGATGCTGGGCCGCGAGCTTGAGGAAGCAAAGAAGGAACGTGGCAAGGCCGTCATTGGCGAGACCATTCTGGAACTCAAGAGCTATGGCCGTCGCGGCACCATCGAACCGTTCGACATGATTCTGCACAAGGGTGAGGTGATTGGCCTTGCCGGGCTGCTGGGCTCGGGCCGCAGCGAAACGGCGGGCGTGATCTTCGGCTCGACCCCCGCCGATCAGGGTACGGCCAGCCTCAACGGCAAACCGATCAAGCTCGACAATCCCCGGTCAGCCATCCATCTCGGCTTCGGACTCTGCCCGGAAGACCGCAAGACGGACGGCATCGTCGGCGACCTCTCGGTGCGGGAGAATATCATCCTGTCCCTGCAGGCCCGCCGCGGCTGGATGCGTCCGATCACCCGAGCCAAGGCAGAAAAGATCGCCGAAGACTATGTCAGGAAACTCGATATCCGTCTCGCCAGCCTTGACATGCCGATCCGGCTGCTTTCGGGCGGCAATCAGCAGAAGGCGTTGCTTGCGCGCTGGCTGGCAACCGAGCCGGACATTCTCATTCTGGATGAACCGACCCGCGGCATTGATGTTGGTGCCCATGCCGAGATCATCGAACTGATCCAGACCCTCCGGACCCAGGGCATGGCGCTGATCGTCGCCTCGTCCGAGCTGGAAGAGCTGATCACCTATTCGAGCCGCATCGTGGTTCTGCGCGATCGCCGTCAGGTCAAGGAATTGCGCGGCGATGAAATTTCCATTGGTGCGATCGTGAGATCCATCGCAGAGGAGGGAGGGGCGCAACAATGA
- a CDS encoding ABC transporter permease has translation MSDTLRRIAPQLVILAVVILLNFIVFPGFFSIEFQNGRLFGNIIDVLNRGAPVALLATGMTLVIATKGIDLSVGAVMAIAGAVAATVVTEGGGWVPALLAALAAGLACGSWNGILVAIFRVQPIVATLVLMVAGRGIAQLITEGKIMTFINPGLIHLGAGTILGVPTPVWIWIVMGCLVTYVVRRTALGMLIEAIGINETSSRLAGINSRVLLVAVYLVTGFCAALAGVVVAADIKGADANNAGLWMELDAILAVVIGGNSLLGGRFSIIASLLGALIIQSVNSVILLSGMPPEFNLVIKALLIIVILFIQSPTVQHAIYLFRASTPPHAPTEERAEKSAEKSHKNNQTARESLS, from the coding sequence ATGAGCGATACTCTCCGGCGCATTGCGCCGCAGCTGGTGATTCTGGCAGTCGTCATTCTGCTGAACTTTATCGTCTTTCCGGGATTCTTCTCCATTGAATTCCAGAATGGCCGTCTGTTCGGCAACATCATCGATGTGCTGAACCGTGGCGCGCCGGTCGCCCTGCTGGCCACCGGCATGACTCTGGTCATCGCCACCAAGGGCATTGATCTTTCGGTTGGCGCGGTCATGGCCATTGCCGGTGCGGTTGCCGCGACCGTGGTTACCGAAGGGGGTGGCTGGGTCCCCGCACTACTGGCCGCTCTCGCCGCCGGGCTTGCTTGCGGGTCATGGAACGGCATTCTGGTTGCCATCTTCAGGGTGCAGCCGATTGTCGCCACGCTTGTTCTGATGGTGGCCGGGCGCGGGATCGCCCAGCTGATCACCGAAGGCAAGATCATGACCTTCATCAATCCCGGCCTTATTCATCTGGGTGCCGGCACGATCCTTGGCGTGCCGACCCCGGTCTGGATCTGGATCGTCATGGGCTGTCTGGTGACCTATGTGGTACGCCGTACCGCTCTGGGCATGCTCATCGAGGCTATCGGCATCAATGAGACCTCCTCACGGCTGGCGGGCATCAACTCGCGCGTGCTGCTGGTGGCGGTCTATCTGGTGACCGGCTTCTGCGCTGCACTGGCCGGTGTTGTCGTTGCCGCCGACATCAAGGGGGCGGATGCCAACAACGCCGGGCTGTGGATGGAACTTGACGCCATCCTCGCTGTCGTCATCGGTGGCAACTCGCTGCTCGGGGGGCGGTTCTCGATTATCGCCTCGCTGCTCGGGGCGCTCATCATCCAGTCGGTCAACTCCGTCATTCTCCTGTCCGGCATGCCTCCGGAATTCAACCTGGTGATCAAGGCGCTGCTGATTATCGTCATCCTGTTCATCCAGTCGCCGACGGTACAGCACGCGATCTACCTGTTCCGTGCCTCGACACCGCCGCATGCGCCCACTGAGGAACGAGCCGAGAAAAGCGCCGAGAAATCCCACAAGAACAATCAGACCGCTAGGGAGAGTCTGTCATGA